A region of Candidatus Cloacimonadota bacterium DNA encodes the following proteins:
- a CDS encoding HAD hydrolase family protein — MRYKLFIFDIDGVFTDGGLYYLDNGQVARKFNVRDGLGIRLLQQTEIIPAVVSGKKTNTIEARMKILKIEHVYLGIRHKLRTVEKIMQECNASFDEVIFMGDDWNDMALLKKVGCAITVPAASQEIKEVCDYVTENHGGNGAVREAIEWVLKREDLFDNAVKSFVSYLQKNE, encoded by the coding sequence ATGAGATATAAATTATTTATTTTTGACATTGACGGTGTATTTACTGATGGGGGATTGTATTATTTGGATAATGGGCAAGTTGCGCGAAAATTCAATGTCCGTGATGGACTCGGTATTCGCCTTTTACAACAAACTGAGATAATTCCTGCAGTTGTAAGCGGCAAAAAAACTAACACGATCGAAGCACGAATGAAGATCTTAAAAATCGAACATGTGTATCTTGGAATTCGTCATAAACTCAGAACTGTTGAGAAAATCATGCAAGAGTGCAATGCTTCTTTTGATGAAGTTATTTTTATGGGAGATGATTGGAATGATATGGCACTACTCAAAAAAGTTGGTTGTGCAATTACAGTACCTGCAGCATCTCAAGAAATAAAAGAAGTGTGTGATTATGTTACGGAAAATCATGGTGGTAATGGTGCTGTGCGCGAGGCTATCGAATGGGTATTGAAAAGAGAGGATCTCTTTGACAACGCAGTTAAATCGTTTGTTTCCTATTTACAGAAGAATGAATAA
- the lptC gene encoding LPS export ABC transporter periplasmic protein LptC, whose product MNKLFGLIIVIIILSACSDSKGPVTFKDMGKQSVEITDSIVIYSSSKDITLWELQAVRLKKFPKDNVIYFSDIELKLMNKDGTLAATIFADSAVVNDDIEEVYAEGNIEIYSQEGDIFGESLTWERRNDKIFSDDSVKVIQQGNVIRGSSFTSDARFEHVTLHTASAEGEVDESKVLW is encoded by the coding sequence ATGAATAAATTATTTGGTTTGATTATTGTTATCATAATACTTTCAGCATGTTCTGATAGTAAAGGACCTGTAACATTCAAGGATATGGGCAAGCAAAGTGTTGAAATTACAGATTCTATCGTGATTTATAGTTCGTCAAAAGATATTACACTTTGGGAATTACAAGCTGTTAGACTGAAAAAATTTCCAAAGGATAACGTAATCTATTTCAGTGATATTGAGCTTAAACTTATGAATAAAGATGGCACTTTAGCTGCAACCATTTTTGCAGATAGTGCAGTTGTGAATGATGATATTGAAGAGGTTTATGCAGAAGGTAATATTGAAATTTACTCGCAGGAAGGTGATATTTTTGGCGAATCACTTACCTGGGAGCGAAGGAATGATAAGATATTTTCCGATGATTCTGTAAAAGTCATACAGCAAGGCAATGTGATACGCGGTTCAAGCTTTACCAGTGATGCACGTTTTGAACACGTTACCCTACATACTGCAAGCGCAGAAGGAGAAGTTGATGAATCAAAAGTTCTTTGGTAG
- the lptB gene encoding LPS export ABC transporter ATP-binding protein — protein sequence MIQKESILRTQDLVKIYGKKKVVKQVSIEVKQGEIVGLLGPNGAGKTTTFHMMIGLIKANGGHVFIDDVDITKMPMYKRARMGISYLSQEPSVFSKLTVKQNVMAILETQNYTRMERKAILQEALDELDLTKLSNQKAYSLSGGERRKLEITRSLITKPKFLFLDEPFSGVDPLAVSDIQDIIKKLQKKNIGILITDHNVLDTLQITDRAYIIYEGKVLLSGTSRELVNDPQARKIYLGERFLKYDFD from the coding sequence ATGATACAAAAGGAAAGCATACTACGCACGCAGGATCTCGTGAAGATCTACGGAAAGAAAAAAGTCGTAAAGCAGGTTTCGATAGAGGTCAAACAAGGGGAAATCGTTGGGTTGCTCGGTCCAAACGGCGCAGGTAAGACAACAACTTTTCATATGATGATCGGACTCATAAAAGCAAATGGCGGTCATGTTTTCATCGATGATGTGGATATCACGAAGATGCCGATGTATAAACGGGCACGAATGGGCATCAGCTACCTTTCTCAGGAACCGTCTGTTTTCAGCAAACTCACCGTAAAACAGAATGTGATGGCAATCCTCGAAACCCAGAATTATACGCGGATGGAACGAAAAGCCATTCTGCAAGAAGCTCTAGATGAACTTGATCTTACGAAATTATCGAATCAAAAAGCATATTCGCTGTCTGGAGGGGAACGTAGAAAACTCGAAATTACCCGTTCGCTCATCACAAAACCAAAGTTCCTTTTTCTTGATGAACCTTTCTCTGGTGTTGATCCACTTGCAGTTTCAGATATTCAAGATATCATCAAAAAATTACAGAAGAAAAATATTGGTATTCTGATAACAGATCACAATGTGCTTGATACTTTACAAATCACGGATAGAGCATATATTATCTATGAAGGTAAAGTCCTTCTTTCGGGTACATCCCGGGAATTGGTCAATGATCCGCAAGCACGGAAAATTTATTTAGGTGAAAGATTTTTAAAATATGATTTTGATTAA
- the lipA gene encoding lipoyl synthase: MNRIQRKPSWLRAEMLGASNTAHLTKMLSEYKLHTVCESARCPNRGECFERGSAVFLIMGNECTRNCRFCAIPTTVHAEPLDPDEPRRIAEMSKELGLKHVIITSVTRDDLADGGADHFRKTIQEVRDLLGNEVYIEVLTPDFKGDKKAIDIVADEEPTIFNHNIETIHRLYPTIRPQADYDRSLSLLKRVKQTHPAIRTKTGIMVGLGESKPEVIQVMEDARNAGVDMMTIGQYLQATTKNYPVQEYIHPHVFDEYRKDGMDMGFLYIESAPLVRSSYYSTDLSTILQNK; encoded by the coding sequence ATGAATAGAATTCAACGAAAACCATCCTGGTTAAGAGCTGAAATGCTTGGGGCATCAAACACGGCACATCTTACGAAAATGCTTTCAGAGTATAAACTTCATACAGTGTGCGAAAGCGCTCGATGTCCAAACAGAGGAGAGTGCTTCGAAAGAGGTTCGGCAGTTTTTCTTATTATGGGAAATGAATGCACGAGGAATTGCAGGTTTTGTGCAATCCCGACAACGGTACATGCAGAACCACTCGATCCTGATGAGCCAAGAAGAATTGCAGAAATGTCAAAAGAACTCGGCTTGAAACATGTGATCATCACTTCGGTTACACGGGATGATCTCGCTGATGGTGGAGCTGATCATTTTCGAAAAACGATCCAAGAGGTCAGAGATCTACTTGGTAATGAAGTCTATATAGAAGTGCTTACTCCTGATTTCAAGGGTGATAAAAAAGCTATTGATATTGTGGCAGATGAAGAACCAACAATATTCAATCATAATATTGAAACAATACATCGTCTGTATCCAACTATTAGACCTCAAGCAGATTATGATCGATCTTTGTCCCTTCTGAAAAGAGTGAAACAAACACATCCTGCCATTAGAACAAAAACAGGCATCATGGTCGGGCTTGGAGAGTCAAAACCGGAAGTGATACAGGTAATGGAAGATGCTCGCAACGCAGGTGTAGATATGATGACTATTGGTCAGTATTTACAGGCAACAACCAAAAATTATCCAGTTCAGGAATATATTCATCCGCACGTTTTTGATGAGTATAGAAAAGATGGAATGGATATGGGATTTCTCTACATTGAGTCTGCTCCTCTGGTAAGAAGTTCCTACTATTCCACAGATTTATCAACCATTCTACAAAATAAATAA
- the raiA gene encoding ribosome-associated translation inhibitor RaiA gives MQITITARHFELTDPIKDYAESAMRGLKKYFDHIIVAEMILRVEKNRNIAEINLSVKKLNLVAKAREQDMYTAIDSVIKKVERQIKKQVGKMKRHHSNDKVALKELEKAEIAALNVIKKTIKPVELDLDRAIDEFNKRDNGFFLFKDISTEKYSILKKFDDGYEVIEIQ, from the coding sequence ATGCAGATCACAATTACAGCACGTCATTTCGAGTTAACCGATCCTATCAAGGATTATGCGGAAAGCGCAATGAGAGGACTTAAAAAGTATTTCGACCATATCATCGTAGCTGAGATGATACTCAGGGTCGAGAAAAATAGGAATATTGCTGAAATAAATCTCAGTGTTAAAAAGCTGAATTTAGTTGCAAAAGCTCGCGAACAGGATATGTATACTGCCATCGACAGTGTAATCAAGAAGGTTGAACGGCAGATAAAAAAACAGGTTGGGAAGATGAAGCGGCATCATTCGAATGATAAGGTTGCACTGAAGGAACTTGAAAAAGCCGAGATCGCAGCTCTCAATGTTATCAAAAAAACAATTAAACCTGTAGAACTTGACCTCGATAGAGCAATTGACGAGTTCAATAAAAGAGATAATGGCTTCTTCCTTTTCAAGGATATCAGCACCGAGAAATACTCGATTCTTAAAAAATTTGATGACGGATATGAAGTCATAGAAATTCAATAA
- the hprK gene encoding HPr(Ser) kinase/phosphatase: protein MNALTVGKLFEIKQKDLTLTLISKKKGLTKEITTPELSRPGLAFAGFTDTYAYDRIQVLGETEVQYLKSLEPSVRYDKIKELFSQFEIPCFVVSKGLFPTKELVFLADEHNIPVIQSRMTTINLYHALTNFLQDWFAPSKSIHGTLVDVFGVGILVTGQSGIGKSECALELVSRGHRLISDDVVHIKKKMNIIMGEANMQLGHFMEIRGIGLLDIETMFGIRAIRMQKRIETQVELIPWRHNMDYERIGLKERYNRILDIEVPIIYLPVSPGKSIAAIVEVIAMNHMLKVYGHNAAEVFNERVQKEIERKNRIRTYLETDKE from the coding sequence ATGAATGCATTAACAGTTGGAAAGCTCTTCGAGATCAAGCAGAAAGATCTGACACTAACGCTCATTTCAAAAAAGAAGGGGCTGACCAAAGAAATTACAACACCCGAATTGTCACGCCCAGGCCTTGCTTTCGCAGGTTTTACAGATACTTATGCGTATGATAGGATCCAGGTTCTCGGCGAAACGGAAGTACAGTATTTGAAATCACTTGAACCATCGGTGAGATATGATAAGATCAAAGAGCTTTTTTCACAATTTGAAATTCCCTGCTTCGTGGTATCAAAAGGGCTTTTTCCAACAAAAGAACTTGTCTTTCTTGCTGACGAACATAATATACCTGTTATCCAATCCCGTATGACAACGATCAATCTGTATCATGCTCTTACAAATTTCCTGCAGGATTGGTTCGCACCGTCAAAATCTATTCATGGAACGCTTGTTGATGTGTTTGGTGTCGGGATTCTCGTTACCGGTCAAAGCGGAATCGGGAAAAGCGAATGTGCTCTCGAACTTGTATCGCGTGGACATCGGTTAATCTCTGATGATGTTGTGCATATCAAGAAGAAAATGAATATTATTATGGGTGAAGCGAACATGCAGCTTGGGCATTTTATGGAAATCCGTGGCATTGGACTTCTTGATATCGAAACAATGTTCGGCATTAGAGCTATCAGGATGCAGAAGCGCATTGAGACACAAGTTGAGCTAATCCCATGGCGTCATAATATGGACTATGAAAGGATCGGGCTAAAAGAGCGTTATAATCGCATTCTCGATATTGAGGTCCCCATCATATACTTACCGGTTTCACCAGGAAAGAGTATTGCTGCTATTGTCGAAGTCATTGCAATGAACCACATGCTCAAGGTGTATGGACACAACGCTGCTGAAGTATTTAATGAACGAGTTCAGAAAGAGATAGAAAGAAAAAATCGCATTCGAACCTACCTGGAGACTGATAAAGAATAA
- a CDS encoding HPr family phosphocarrier protein, with the protein MIIKIVILTNKLGIHVRPASLISKTASKYKASFIIRKDDMEINGKSVMGIMMLGAGKDTALELVFDGVDEQEMMEEIVELFEEKFGEE; encoded by the coding sequence ATGATCATAAAAATTGTTATACTGACCAATAAACTTGGCATACACGTTCGTCCTGCCTCGCTTATTTCTAAAACTGCTTCCAAATATAAAGCCAGTTTCATTATCAGAAAGGATGATATGGAGATAAATGGAAAGAGCGTCATGGGTATCATGATGCTTGGTGCAGGAAAGGATACGGCTCTTGAACTTGTCTTTGATGGAGTTGATGAACAGGAAATGATGGAAGAGATCGTTGAACTCTTTGAGGAAAAATTTGGAGAAGAATGA
- the ptsP gene encoding phosphoenolpyruvate--protein phosphotransferase produces MKEYRGYPIAPGVIAGKITLVEGDLFTVSKGHIKASEVKGQIRSFQKAVQLSINEIDLLLTYLETRAIEEREILQSHQEILKDAVLIEDIAEIIKNELKPADRAVQDYFNKMIDHLSDIEDQILSQRQEDFEDIKLRLIRNMHHQNFHIHDYVKPKRVVVLSEIIPSMVLSIKESHPLAVIVEKGSPHSHSAIIAKSIGIPVIFNIENALNEFKEGDFVIVYGKEGKVILEPDDESLIEYKAFEKKAKEEFKKKIALLKKETATKDGVSVELMGNIEFPEECEIPEIQFIDGVGLFRTEFLYFMENSFPSAEKQFAVYKQVIQNLPKDKPIYVRTFDVGGDKLQREFGLKKELNPNLGCRGIRFLLKYKEIFRQQIQGILMASAFGNLKIMLPMISLMKEVVEVKELIEQEKVKLKKKKVPFDENIEVGIMIEIPSSAILADRFAQHVDFFSIGTNDLTQYVLAADRNNEALSDEFTYFDPAVIELIKMTIDAGKKHNIDVKLCGEMASDPMAVPLLIGLGLRSFSVNIAGILQVKKILARYSIAELETFYKKHQNLSQETLQHAYKQLVKK; encoded by the coding sequence ATGAAAGAATATAGAGGATATCCTATTGCTCCGGGTGTCATTGCAGGAAAGATCACCCTTGTTGAAGGTGATCTCTTCACGGTTTCGAAAGGGCACATCAAAGCATCAGAAGTAAAGGGACAAATCAGGAGTTTTCAAAAGGCAGTTCAACTCTCAATCAATGAGATCGACCTCTTGCTTACCTATCTTGAAACTAGAGCGATAGAGGAAAGAGAGATATTGCAATCCCACCAGGAAATTCTAAAAGACGCTGTCCTGATTGAGGATATTGCTGAGATCATAAAAAACGAGCTCAAACCAGCTGATAGAGCTGTTCAGGATTATTTCAACAAAATGATCGACCATCTATCTGATATCGAAGATCAAATACTGAGCCAGAGGCAGGAAGATTTTGAAGATATAAAATTACGCCTTATCCGCAACATGCATCACCAGAATTTCCATATTCATGATTATGTGAAACCGAAGCGTGTTGTCGTTCTTTCAGAGATAATCCCATCTATGGTGCTGAGTATCAAAGAATCTCATCCGCTTGCAGTTATTGTTGAAAAAGGTTCTCCTCATTCGCATTCTGCTATCATAGCAAAATCAATTGGTATCCCTGTGATCTTTAATATTGAAAACGCACTCAATGAGTTCAAAGAAGGTGATTTTGTTATTGTTTATGGCAAAGAAGGTAAAGTAATTCTTGAGCCTGACGATGAAAGTCTTATTGAATATAAAGCATTCGAAAAGAAGGCAAAAGAAGAATTTAAAAAGAAAATCGCACTACTTAAAAAAGAGACAGCAACCAAGGATGGAGTAAGCGTTGAACTCATGGGGAACATCGAATTTCCTGAGGAGTGTGAAATTCCGGAAATACAATTTATTGATGGTGTGGGACTTTTCAGAACGGAATTTCTGTATTTCATGGAAAATTCATTTCCCTCTGCTGAAAAGCAATTTGCCGTATATAAACAGGTAATTCAAAATTTACCGAAAGACAAACCGATTTATGTTCGTACTTTTGACGTTGGTGGAGATAAACTGCAACGGGAGTTCGGACTTAAAAAAGAACTTAATCCAAACCTTGGGTGCAGAGGGATACGATTTCTTTTAAAATACAAAGAAATTTTCAGACAACAAATTCAGGGCATTCTCATGGCTTCTGCTTTTGGTAATCTTAAGATCATGCTACCGATGATCTCGTTGATGAAAGAGGTGGTTGAGGTTAAGGAGCTGATAGAACAGGAAAAAGTTAAACTGAAAAAGAAAAAAGTTCCTTTTGATGAAAATATTGAAGTCGGTATTATGATCGAAATTCCCTCTTCTGCAATCTTAGCTGACCGATTTGCTCAACATGTAGATTTTTTCAGTATCGGTACCAATGACCTAACGCAATATGTTCTTGCTGCAGACAGGAATAACGAAGCTCTTTCCGATGAGTTTACCTATTTTGATCCTGCTGTTATTGAGCTCATAAAAATGACCATCGATGCAGGGAAGAAGCATAATATCGACGTTAAATTGTGCGGAGAGATGGCAAGTGATCCTATGGCAGTACCCTTGTTGATTGGTTTAGGACTAAGGTCATTCAGTGTAAATATCGCCGGCATCCTTCAGGTGAAGAAGATACTTGCCCGATACTCAATCGCGGAACTTGAAACATTTTATAAGAAACATCAGAATTTATCACAAGAAACATTACAACACGCTTATAAACAGCTTGTAAAAAAATAA